Proteins from a genomic interval of Medicago truncatula cultivar Jemalong A17 chromosome 3, MtrunA17r5.0-ANR, whole genome shotgun sequence:
- the LOC11433803 gene encoding mitogen-activated protein kinase 20, translating into MQQDHRKKGSTEMDFFSEYGDANRYKIQEVIGKGSYGVVCSAIDTHTGEKVAIKKIHDIFEHISDAARILREIKLLRLLRHPDIVEIKHIMLPPSRKDFKDIYVVFELMESDLHQVIKANDDLTKEHYQFFLYQLLRALKYIHTANVYHRDLKPKNILANANCKLKICDFGLARVAFSDTPTTVFWTDYVATRWYRAPELCGSFYSKYTPAIDIWSIGCIFAEVLTGKPLFPGKNVVHQLDLMTDLLGTPSLDTISRVRNEKARRYLTSMRKKQPVPFAQKFSNADPLALRLLERLLAFDPKDRPTAEEALADPYFKGLAKVEREPSCQPITKMEFEFERRRVTKEEIRELIFREILEYHPQLLKDYINGTERTNFLYPSAVDQFRKQFAHLEENGKNGPVAPLDRKHVSLPRSTIVHSNTVPQKEQTSIASSKNRQTSEEYNKLSRDNEIPVPRPIQGPQRIPLAKPGKVVGPVVPFEYGNVVKDSYDPRAFIRGPVLPPQPVPPAYYYQRPGSTANQERPTAGADKGVPLQAKHGQQCGINAKIGHEIAINIDTNPFFMTRVGVNKVEKDDQIAIETNLLQSKAQYGGVGAAAGTNSHRKVGPIQYGMTRMF; encoded by the exons ATGCAGCAAGATCATAGAAAAAAG GGTTCAACGGAGATGGACTTTTTCTCTGAATATGGCGATGCCAACCGGTACAAAATTCAAGAAGTCATTGGGAAAGGAAGTTACGGTGTTGTCTGTTCGGCCATTGACACTCATACCGGTGAAAAAGTAgccattaaaaaaattcatgacATCTTCGAGCATATATCCGATGCTGCACGTATTCTGCGCGAGATAAAACTTCTTAGACTTCTAAGACATCCTGATATTGTTGAAATAAAACACATTATGCTGCCGCCTTCTAGGAAGGACTTCAAAGATATTTACGTTGTTTTTGAGCTCATGGAGTCAGATCTTCATCAAGTCATTAAAGCTAATGACGACTTAACGAAAGAGCACTATCAGTTTTTTCTTTATCAGTTGCTTCGAGCATTGAAGTATATTCACACTG CGAATGTCTATCATCGGGATTTGAAGCCAAAAAATATACTGGCAAATGCAAACTGTAAACTTAAAATTTGCGATTTTGGACTAGCTAGAGTTGCCTTCAGTGACACACCTACAACTGTATTTTGGACG GATTATGTTGCTACAAGGTGGTATAGAGCTCCAGAACTATGTGGATCATTTTACTCAAAG TATACACCGGCGATTGATATATGGAGTATAGGTTGCATCTTCGCTGAAGTACTAACAGGAAAACCACTTTTTCCTGGAAAAAATGTAGTCCATCAATTGGATCTGATGACAGATCTGCTCGGTACTCCCTCACTGGATACCATATCACGG GTGCGCAATGAgaaggcaaggagatacctaaCTAGCATGCGAAAGAAGCAGCCTGTGCCATTTGCACAGAAATTTTCCAATGCAGACCCTTTAGCATTACGACTATTGGAAAGATTACTTGCTTTTGACCCAAAAGACCGGCCTACTGCTGAAGAG GCTCTGGCTGATCCTTACTTCAAGGGACTGGCTAAAGTCGAGAGGGAACCGTCCTGCCAGCCTATCACCAAAATGgagtttgaatttgaaagaCGAAGAGTTACAAAGGAAGAAATTCGAGAGCTAATTTTCCGCGAGATTCTAGAGTATCATCCTCAACTTTTAAAAGACTACATAAATGGAACAGAGAGAACTAATTTTCTCTATCCAag TGCTGTGGATCAATTCAGAAAGCAGTTTGCACATCTAGAGGAAAATGGTAAAAACGGTCCTGTTGCGCCACTTGATCGAAAGCATGTTTCTCTTCCAAG GTCAACAATTGTACATTCAAATACGGTACCTCAAAAAGAGCAAACAAGTATTGCTTCAAGCAAAAACCGGCAAACATCCGAGGAATATAATAAGCTCTCGAGAGATAATGAAATTCCAGTGCCAAGGCCAATTCAGGGTCCACAAAGGATTCCGCTAG CAAAACCTGGTAAAGTCGTTGGGCCGGTTGTTCCCTTCGAGTATGGAAATGTCGTTAAGGATTCTTACGATCCAAGGGCATTTATCAGAGGTCCTGTGCTTCCTCCTCAACCTGTTCCACCGGCATATTACTATCAAAGGCCTGGTAGCACTGCAAATCAAGAAAGGCCAACAGCAGGAGCTGATAAGGGGGTGCCTTTGCAAGCGAAACATGGACAACAATGTGGAATTAATGCGAAAATTGGACATGAAATAGCCATTAATATTGATACAAATCCCTTTTTCATGACAAGGGTAGGAGTGAACAAGGTAGAAAAAGACGATCAAATTGCAATAGAAACAAACTTGTTGCAATCAAAGGCTCAGTATGGTGGAGTTGGTGCTGCAGCTGGGACCAATTCTCACAGGAAAGTTGGACCTATTCAATATGGTATGACAAGAATGTTCTAG
- the LOC11414822 gene encoding xyloglucan endotransglucosylase/hydrolase 2 has product MASSSYYGSLFLLLLSLFLWFSTNVLGGNFNTLFDNLFGEERVDIKEDGNSMTLTLDEYCGSGIVSKNEYLFGRFDMKIKLVPGNSAGTVTAYYLSSVGAQHDEIDIEFLGNLTGEPYLLSTNVYAEGIGGREMQFYLWFDPTEDYHMYSIDWNPERIIILVDNNPIRVMLNRQRIGVPFPTKRPMRVYTTLWNGDSWATRWGEVKIDLTNAPFVAGFKNFNAIACIANQGQTANCRNYNGGKYKGLDRESKRKMKQVLSKWVVYDYCADLRRYAHGLPYECRKENRIQLD; this is encoded by the exons ATGGCTTCTTCATCATATTATGGTTCccttttccttttattattatctttgttTTTATGGTTCAGCACAAATGTATTGGGTGGAAATTTCAACACCCTTTTTGATAATCTTTTTGGAGAAGAAAGGGTTGATATAAAGGAGGATGGTAATAGCATGACCCTTACTTTGGATGAATATTGTGGCTCAGGCATTGTGTCCAAGAATGAGTATTTGTTCGGACGATTTGACATGAAAATCAAACTTGTTCCGGGAAATTCTGCTGGAACCGTCACGGCCTATTAT CTAAGCTCTGTAGGAGCACAACATGATGAGATTGATATAGAATTCTTGGGAAATTTGACTGGTGAACCTTATCTTCTCTCAACAAATGTATATGCTGAGGGTATTGGGGGTCGTGAAATGCAATTCTATCTTTGGTTTGATCCAACTGAGGACTACCACATGTATTCTATTGATTGGAACCCTGAACGCATTAT AATCCTGGTGGATAACAATCCCATTAGAGTGATGCTCAATAGGCAAAGAATTGGTGTTCCATTCCCTACAAAAAGACCAATGAGGGTTTACACAACTCTTTGGAATGGAGATTCTTGGGCAACAAGATGGGGTGAAGTGAAGATTGATCTCACAAATGCTCCATTCGTGGCTGGTTTCAAGAACTTCAATGCAATTGCTTGCATTGCAAATCAAGGTCAAACTGCTAATTGCAGGAATTACAATGGTGGAAAATATAAAGGCCTTGATagagaaagcaagagaaaaatgaaacaaGTTCTTTCTAAATGGGTAGTTTATGATTATTGTGCTGATTTAAGACGTTATGCTCATGGTCTTCCATATGAATGCCGCAAGGAGAATAGAATACAACTTGATTAG